From one Oceanibaculum indicum P24 genomic stretch:
- a CDS encoding NADPH:quinone reductase — protein sequence MRAVWYEAKGTPEVLTIGEMPDPIPAAGEVRVRLAVSGVNPTDSKRRSNGRELDRFARIIPHQDGAGAIDKVGEGVDPSRIGQRVWVFAAQAKRPFGTAAHFTCVPADYAIALPDGIGFDDGACLGVPAVTAHRSLFADGDISGKTVLVTGATGRVGRYAVQLAKWAGARVIATASTPEKRAEAEALGADVAIPHGKELLEAAKQAAPKGVDHVVEVAFGTNIEAVTVLMRPNGTIATYASDSMPAPVLPFHLLMYKNTNIRMVAIFDMPEAAKRQAFADITRCLTEGGLKHRIDRRFPLEQVPAAHAALEAGEIQGSLLIDIA from the coding sequence ATGCGCGCGGTCTGGTACGAGGCAAAAGGTACGCCCGAGGTTCTGACAATCGGCGAGATGCCCGATCCGATCCCCGCCGCCGGCGAGGTCAGGGTGCGGCTCGCCGTCTCCGGGGTGAATCCGACCGACAGCAAGCGCCGCTCGAACGGGCGGGAGCTGGACCGGTTCGCGCGGATCATCCCGCATCAGGACGGGGCGGGCGCCATCGACAAGGTGGGCGAGGGCGTCGATCCGTCCCGCATCGGCCAGCGGGTCTGGGTGTTCGCCGCGCAGGCCAAGCGCCCCTTCGGAACGGCGGCGCATTTCACCTGCGTGCCGGCGGACTATGCCATCGCGTTGCCGGACGGGATCGGCTTCGATGACGGTGCCTGTCTTGGCGTGCCGGCGGTCACCGCACATCGCAGCCTGTTCGCCGATGGCGATATCAGCGGCAAGACCGTGCTGGTGACCGGGGCGACCGGCCGGGTCGGGCGCTATGCCGTGCAGCTGGCGAAGTGGGCGGGTGCACGGGTCATCGCCACCGCCTCCACGCCGGAGAAGCGCGCCGAGGCTGAGGCGCTGGGCGCCGATGTCGCGATCCCGCACGGCAAGGAGTTGCTGGAGGCGGCGAAGCAGGCCGCGCCCAAGGGTGTCGATCATGTGGTGGAGGTGGCGTTCGGCACGAATATCGAGGCGGTCACGGTACTAATGCGCCCGAACGGCACCATCGCAACCTATGCCTCCGACTCGATGCCAGCCCCGGTGCTGCCCTTCCACCTGCTAATGTACAAGAACACCAACATCCGCATGGTCGCGATCTTCGACATGCCCGAGGCTGCAAAGCGCCAGGCCTTCGCCGACATCACGCGCTGCCTGACGGAAGGCGGGCTGAAGCACCGGATCGACCGGCGCTTCCCGCTGGAGCAGGTGCCGGCCGCGCATGCCGCGCTGGAAGCCGGCGAAATTCAGGGTTCGCTGCTGATCGATATCGCCTAG